One Prunus dulcis chromosome 7, ALMONDv2, whole genome shotgun sequence DNA segment encodes these proteins:
- the LOC117634305 gene encoding two-component response regulator ORR9-like produces the protein MVMAAADSQFHVLAVDDSLIDRKLIERLLKTSSYQVTTVDSGSKALEFLGLYEDDQSSPDSPSVSLSNQQEVGVNLVITDYCMPGMTGYDLLKKIKESSSLRNIPVVIMSSENVPSRINRCLEEGAEEFFLKPVRLSDLSRLRPHIMKTKSKDQNQGKEENEEKQEESSESSEVSHEQDQQVVDQQPPPPPPPAPANSNKRKAMEEGLSPDRTRPRFNGITTVV, from the exons ATGGTGATGGCTGCTGCAGATTCGCAGTTTCATGTTTTAGCTGTTGATGACAGCCTCATAGATCGCAAACTGATTGAGAGGCTCCTCAAGACCTCTTCATATCAAG TTACTACAGTTGATTCTGGTAGCAAGGCTCTAGAGTTTCTGGGTTTGTATGAGGATGACCAAAGCAGTCCAGATTCACCTTCTGTTTCCCTAAGCAATCAACAG GAAGTGGGAGTGAATCTTGTTATTACAGACTATTGTATGCCTGGCATGACAGGATATGATTTGCTCAAGAAAATCAAG GAATCTTCATCTCTGAGAAACATACCAGTTGTGATCATGTCATCTGAGAATGTGCCTTCAAGAATCAACAG ATGCTTGGAAGAAGGTGCTGAAGAATTTTTCTTAAAGCCAGTGAGGCTATCAGACTTGAGTAGGCTTAGACCCCATATCATGAAAACCAAGTCCAAGGATCAAAAccaaggaaaggaagaaaatgaagaaaaacaagaggaATCATCTGAAAGCTCAGAGGTTTCACATGAGCAGGATCAACAAGTAGTAGATCAAcaacctccaccaccaccacccccagCACCAGCAAACAGTAACAAGAGGAAGGCCATGGAAGAGGGGCTTTCACCTGATAGAACTAGACCAAGATTCAATGGCATAACCACTGtggtttga